In a genomic window of Flammeovirga agarivorans:
- the gmd gene encoding GDP-mannose 4,6-dehydratase yields MKKALITGITGQDGAYLTELLLEKGYEVHGIKRRSSLFNTDRIDHLYQDPHETNVRLKLHYGDLTDSMNLTRIIQEVQPDEIYNLGAMSHVRVSFDTPEYVGNVDGLGTLRILEAVRLLGLTEKTRIYQASTSELYGMVQEVPQKETTPFYPRSPYAVAKMYGYWITVNYREAYNMYACNGILFNHESPIRGETFVTRKITRAVSKIALGLQDTLYLGNLNSKRDWGHAKDYVKAMWLILQQDEAEDFVIATGVTTTIRDFVKMSFAEVGIELEFEGEGVNEIAKIKSCSNPEYQVEVGQVVLKVDPQYFRPTEVDLLIGDPTKSKERLGWELEFDLDGLVKDMMQSDLKLFKKDKYLKEGGHDILNQYE; encoded by the coding sequence GTGAAAAAAGCATTAATTACAGGTATCACTGGTCAAGATGGTGCATATTTAACAGAACTCTTACTGGAAAAAGGTTATGAAGTACACGGTATTAAACGTCGTTCTTCTTTGTTCAATACAGATAGAATTGACCATTTATATCAAGATCCTCATGAGACCAATGTAAGACTTAAACTTCATTATGGTGATCTTACTGATTCAATGAACTTAACGCGTATCATCCAAGAGGTTCAGCCTGATGAAATTTACAACTTAGGAGCAATGTCTCATGTGCGTGTAAGTTTTGACACTCCTGAATATGTTGGTAATGTTGATGGATTAGGAACTCTTAGGATTTTGGAAGCTGTTAGATTATTAGGTTTAACTGAAAAAACAAGGATCTACCAAGCTTCAACTTCTGAACTATACGGTATGGTACAAGAGGTACCTCAAAAAGAAACAACTCCTTTTTACCCTCGTTCCCCATACGCTGTTGCCAAGATGTATGGTTATTGGATAACAGTAAATTACCGTGAAGCTTATAATATGTATGCTTGCAATGGTATTTTATTCAACCATGAGTCTCCTATACGTGGAGAAACTTTTGTTACGCGTAAAATTACTAGAGCCGTTTCTAAAATTGCTTTAGGGCTTCAAGATACTCTTTATCTTGGTAACTTAAACTCTAAAAGAGATTGGGGACATGCAAAGGATTATGTTAAAGCAATGTGGTTAATCTTACAACAGGATGAAGCTGAAGACTTTGTTATTGCCACTGGTGTAACCACTACAATTCGTGACTTTGTAAAAATGTCTTTTGCTGAAGTAGGAATTGAATTAGAATTCGAAGGTGAAGGTGTTAATGAAATTGCAAAAATTAAGTCTTGTAGCAACCCTGAATATCAAGTTGAAGTTGGACAAGTTGTATTAAAGGTTGACCCTCAATACTTCCGTCCTACTGAAGTAGATCTATTGATTGGTGATCCAACTAAATCTAAAGAAAGATTAGGTTGGGAATTAGAGTTTGATTTAGACGGATTAGTGAAAGATATGATGCAATCTGATCTTAAGTTATTTAAGAAGGATAAATACTTGAAGGAAGGTGGACATGATATTTTAAATCAATACGAATAA
- the fcl gene encoding GDP-L-fucose synthase, whose amino-acid sequence MEKNSKIYVAGHRGMVGSAIVRKLNKEGFSNIVTKTSSELNLTDQQAVASFFEREKPDYVFLAAAKVGGILANNVYRGQFLYENLMIQNNVIHQSYVHKVKKLMFLGSSCIYPKMAPQPLKEEYLLTDTLEPTNEPYAIAKISGIKMCEAYRDQYGCNFISAMPTNLYGYNDNYHPKNSHVLPALLRKFHEAKVNNAPTVEVWGSGSPLREFMFVDDLAEACFYLMQNYDGKQFVNVGTGVDLSIKELAETIKEVVGFEGELVWDSSKPDGTPRKLMDVSKLHQAGWKHKVELKEGISLTYQDFIKNVDVLAER is encoded by the coding sequence ATGGAAAAGAATTCAAAAATATATGTAGCTGGCCATAGAGGAATGGTAGGTTCTGCAATTGTTAGAAAATTAAATAAAGAAGGGTTTTCTAATATTGTCACAAAAACATCCTCAGAATTAAACCTTACTGACCAGCAAGCTGTCGCATCATTTTTTGAGCGAGAAAAGCCTGATTATGTTTTTTTAGCAGCCGCTAAAGTAGGTGGTATACTTGCTAATAATGTTTATAGAGGACAATTCCTTTATGAAAACCTGATGATTCAGAATAATGTAATCCATCAGAGTTATGTTCATAAAGTAAAGAAGTTAATGTTTTTAGGTTCGTCATGTATCTATCCTAAAATGGCTCCTCAACCATTAAAAGAAGAATATTTACTTACTGACACATTAGAACCTACTAATGAACCGTATGCAATAGCAAAGATCTCTGGCATAAAAATGTGTGAAGCCTATAGAGATCAATATGGCTGTAACTTTATTTCAGCAATGCCTACAAACTTGTATGGTTATAATGATAACTATCACCCTAAAAACTCTCATGTTTTACCAGCCCTTTTAAGGAAGTTTCATGAAGCAAAAGTAAATAATGCTCCCACTGTAGAAGTATGGGGATCAGGGTCTCCCTTAAGAGAATTTATGTTTGTAGACGATCTAGCTGAAGCATGTTTTTACTTGATGCAAAACTATGATGGAAAACAATTTGTAAATGTAGGAACAGGTGTAGATTTAAGTATTAAAGAATTAGCTGAAACTATAAAGGAAGTTGTCGGATTTGAAGGTGAATTAGTGTGGGACTCTTCTAAACCCGATGGTACACCAAGAAAGCTAATGGATGTTTCTAAATTACATCAAGCGGGTTGGAAACATAAAGTAGAATTAAAAGAAGGAATATCACTTACCTATCAAGACTTTATCAAAAACGTAGATGTTCTTGCTGAACGCTAA
- a CDS encoding MraY family glycosyltransferase yields the protein MLRILLAFLTSLTIALIAVPEVRKVISKRNVFDDIGGRKVHTELIPAMGGVGIFLAFILSCCLWMPAQVASELRYMFFGIILIFFMGVRDDMLEMSPKNKLYIQIMASTVVVVLGDIHIDSLYTLVPQIYFPQWLSYAFSIFVIIALTNAFNLIDGINGLSGGIAALISLCLGGWFYLIGEHSLAVLMISMFGGCIGFLYYNWGKASIFMGDTGALLLGFFISVSLILFINVDHQLATSNIYKIQDPISVAIALFIYPFIDTLRIFTIRVFEGRSPFSPDKKHIHHILIRTGLSHAASSAIIIFASILFLTTTLVANLYVNDLLLLCVIITSLYFVPLALKLRVNYFKHHKEGKLLKLREKKRAMEKSQFKVEKIG from the coding sequence ATGCTTCGAATTTTATTAGCATTTTTAACCTCACTTACTATTGCATTAATTGCTGTTCCTGAAGTCAGAAAAGTTATTTCTAAAAGAAATGTTTTTGATGATATAGGTGGTAGAAAGGTTCATACTGAACTTATACCAGCTATGGGTGGAGTAGGTATTTTTCTTGCATTTATATTAAGTTGTTGTCTTTGGATGCCAGCCCAAGTTGCTTCAGAACTCAGGTACATGTTCTTTGGTATCATTCTTATTTTCTTTATGGGTGTTAGAGATGATATGTTAGAGATGAGTCCAAAGAATAAGTTATATATACAAATTATGGCATCTACAGTAGTTGTTGTATTAGGTGATATACATATAGACTCATTATACACTCTAGTTCCACAAATATACTTTCCTCAATGGTTGAGTTATGCCTTTTCAATTTTTGTGATTATAGCATTGACCAATGCTTTTAACTTAATCGATGGTATTAATGGTTTATCTGGAGGTATTGCAGCTTTAATATCATTATGTCTTGGAGGATGGTTTTATTTAATTGGTGAACATTCTTTAGCTGTGTTAATGATATCGATGTTTGGTGGTTGTATTGGATTCTTATATTACAATTGGGGTAAGGCTAGTATCTTCATGGGAGACACAGGAGCTTTATTACTAGGTTTCTTCATTTCTGTTTCTCTCATCTTATTTATCAATGTTGACCATCAATTAGCCACTTCAAATATTTACAAGATACAAGATCCTATCAGCGTAGCTATTGCTTTATTTATTTACCCCTTTATTGATACTCTAAGAATTTTTACAATTAGAGTATTTGAAGGCAGATCACCTTTCTCACCTGATAAAAAACATATACATCATATCCTAATTAGAACAGGTTTATCACATGCAGCTTCAAGTGCAATAATTATTTTTGCATCAATATTGTTCCTCACAACGACATTGGTTGCTAATTTATATGTTAATGACCTATTACTACTTTGTGTTATTATAACATCATTATATTTTGTTCCATTAGCTCTTAAACTTAGAGTCAATTATTTCAAACATCATAAAGAAGGAAAATTACTTAAACTTAGAGAAAAGAAAAGAGCGATGGAGAAGAGTCAATTTAAAGTTGAAAAAATCGGATAG